A region of the Callithrix jacchus isolate 240 chromosome 5, calJac240_pri, whole genome shotgun sequence genome:
GGCATCATCTCCCTGCCAGCTGGCCTCACCTGGGCGCTGTCCTCTGGCCTCGAGATGGTTGCACATTCCAAGTTCATACCCAGACATGCCACCCTCTGGTGGGAGAGGAGTCAGTCACCCTTTCTTGTGCTTGTGTTTTGATTggtgctatgatctgaatgtttgtgtccccctagACATTCAGATGTTGAAATCCTTGTCCCCAGTGTAATGGTATTAGGAGTttgggacctttgggaggtgattagtgcccttacaaaaaAGGCCTGAGAGGCTGGGTGCGGAGGCTcaccccgtaatcccagcactttgggaggccaaggtgagtggattacttcaggccaagagttcaagaccagcctggccaacatgatgaaacgccatctctgctacaaatataaaagttagctgggtgtggtggtgcatgcctgtcatcacagcgacttgggaggctgagcaggagaatcacttgaacccgaaagacagaagttgcagtgaactgagatcacgccactgcactccaggctgggtgacagagtgagactctgtctcaaaacaaaacaaaaccacacataGTGATGCCCTGACTCCACCCCAGAATGTAGAATGAAAATCTCGGGATCCCAGGCATCgccattttaaagaaatgttcaaaATTGAATTCTGTTAacaaggagggagggggagggattTGCACAGGCTACAGCAGTGTTCGCCACACTTGCTCAGTCCAGGCCAGGCCAGCCCCTCAAGGTGACTCCAGAGAAATTCTGGGAAAGAAGGAGACTCAGAGAAGAAGCAACCCTGCTGTCACCTGGGCAGGGCTGGCCCACAGCAGAGGTGGAGCTGAGTCCAAGCTTGGCACCAGCCCTCCCTGCAGCCTTCTGGAGTGTAAGCTGGTGGAGTTCCTTTTTTAACCTTTCTGACTCTTAGTTTGCTGCTATTTCAACATCATTCTAACAGATTGGGAACCAGGAAATGTCGCCCGCTCAGCCCGGAGCACCCCAGCGTGGGGCGAGCAGAGAGGTAGCCAGGCAGTGGAGGGGAGTCTGGCAGGCCGAGAGCGGTGAGGGTGCTGGAGTCAGGGGCCCACATTCAAGACAGATGATGTGGGGACTGCCTGGGTGGCAGCAGTTGGGGGAGAGGGAACGAGAGTCATTGCAGGTCAGGGTGGGAGCTCAGGGGCCCGGGCCCCACCTTTCCATCAGGCAGGTCTTCACTGGTGAGCTCTaaaccccagcccctccctcatGCCCTGCATGGCACTGCCCAGCTTTGTAGGTAGTTCTCGTGTCACTGTGTTCTCGTGCTTATTGTCTCTGTCTGTGCAGCAGAGACATTTCCGGCTCCTCCACAGTTCCCAGAACCTTTCCAGCTCTGGCCGGTGGTCCTGGCCAACAGGCTGTGAGCGGAGGTGATCTGGAGTGGCCTCTCCAGTTCTCCCTTCCCTGCGTGGGAGAACCTCTAGCCCTGCCCTGAGATGGTGAAGCCTTCGTCAGCTCCTCTCTGGTTGACCTTGTGGAGCAGAGCTCCCCCAACCTCCTCTGTAGCCGTCACCATTCTGAGGTTAACTCATTCCTGCCGAATAACCCTGCAGGCCCTGCCTGAGATGCTCCCATCAAGGCGAGCTCCTGTAGTGCAGTCCACGCCTGCTGCCTGCTGGAGGAACGCACAGGTGGGTGCGATCTTCCCTTCTGCTGTAGAACAGCGGGAGACAGAGGGCATCAGCAATGCAGCAGACAGAAGCCTGCAACGGCTCGAGACTCTGCTCTTAGTTTCTCATTTGGGAGAGACTCTgattacatttgttttgttttttgttttgagacagtctcactctgttgcccaggctggagtgcagtagcacaatctcagcttactacaaactccacctcctgggttcaagcgattctcctgcctcagcctcccaggtagctgggattacaggtgcccatcaccgcacctggctaatttttgtattttagtagagacaagatttcaccatgttggtcaggctggtcttgaacgcttgACCTCaaatcatccacccaccttggcctcccaaagtgctaggattacatgcatttttgttttttaatctgagAGTCTAAATGCCAGGAGCAACCAATGGACTGGAGAATGTCAGGCTAGGGCTGTGGCTCCTGGACAGAAGCAGCCCCCTTCTGTCACCATCCGCAGCATGGCATGCAGTGCAATGTGCAACCCAGAAATGTCACCCGCTCTCCTCAGTGATGTGGGAGTTGTGATGATTCTTGGTCTTTATGTTTTGGACAATAGCAATTGTGTGAAAAGGCTGAATCATAAttgtgcaaatatttattttccccagCTCATTCCTTAGTCCatgtcacagaaagaaaaaatagttgaTTAAATCATGGTGTTGGGACTAGACCAAGTCTGTTTTTTTTATTGcggttttcttttaaattgagatctaatttaaaaataaaattagttcaaACAGGTCAGACGTGGGGCCTCATGAATAAAGTAGGAGATATTGTAAATTGTAAGTGTCATAGTAACAAGAAGTAGAAGAATGAGACCAAAGGGGACAaacaggagaggaagaggaagaggagaaagaggtgaTTATGATTCTCACCCATCTGCTCTAATTCTTCAGTTTAAAAAACACAGATAATGTCCTTGGAAACCCTCAGCTTTCTCTCTTCCAATCTGAGTGTTTGCAACTGCTTCAGCAGCTCCTGACGCAAAGGTTTTGAGGTGCCTCTGTGATGCCAAAGGAGACCAGATGCCCCAGAGCTGCAGTACCTGTGGCTGGCACTGGGAGACCTTGGCCAGCGACACTGCTTCCTGAACCTCAGGTTCCGAAGCTATAAATGgggtcagtgtggtggctcatgcctgtaatcccaacactgagaggcctaggcaggaggatcagtggagactaggaattcaagaccagcctggacaacacagtgaaactctgtctacaaaaatttaaaaattagctgggcatggtagcggggAGAACCGCCTAGGCCCAGGGGtacaaggctgctgtgagctgtgtttgcaccgcTGCACTGCAGCAACAGCGAGAGAccctctctttaaaataaaacatgaaaataaataaattttagcaaacGGGCTCACACTCTCACTGCACAGGGCCACTGTGGGGTGAAGGTGGAGGTGAGAAGGCAGCGTGTGGCAGCcgcttcctcttcctcccacctTCGGCTGGGGCAACTGTCATTTATCAGAGCATTGCCTGTGGGGCCCTTACCTGGGATGGGTGAGGACAACAGAACGCACTGTCTTTGATTGATTAGAATATTGTCTTTGTGGTTAATATAGTTTAAAACCTCTGGGCCGTCTTATCCAACAGTGGGATCCTATCTATGAAACTTGTCATCTAAAATCAGttaatttcaggccaggcacggtgactcacgccaataatcccagcattttgggaggccaaggcgggtggatcatttgaggtcaggagttcgagaccagcctggccaacatggtgaagccctgtctctactgaaaaacaaaaattagcctggtgtggtggcaggcgcctgtagtcccagctacttgggaggctgaggcaggagaatggcttgaacccgggaggcggaggttgcagtgagccgggactgcaccccctgcactccagcccggcgacatgcaagcaagactctgtctcaaaataaacaaataaataataaaatcagataaTTTCAGATGAGATGATGATGTGGGGTTGGGGGGGATTTGGAGCAACAAAACACCACTAATGTCATTGaaactcactcatttattcatttactcaacaaatatttagtacCTGCTACATGCTGGCCACTATTCTAGCCTCTAGAGATCTAGAATGAATACAATGGACAGAGGTCAGTGCTTGCATTCAATTGGGGAGAGACAAGCCATAGACAGATACGCACACATgaagaaggctaaggcaggtgagtGAGAGTGATGGTGAAAAGAGGTGAGGTCTGAGTTGGCAGAGGCATGAGGAGAAGGATCCAGGAGAAGAAGGAGCAGTTCTGAGAAAGGGAAAGGCTTGCAGGAGACTGTGGGTGTTGAACCGGGAAGTTCGTGGCAGAGGTCAGAGAGAGTAAGGCCGGGCCCAGAACACATGGCACTTTGCGAGTGATTTACAGACAGGAGGATCTATCCTCAATACAACAGGAAGCCAtcatgacatttatttatttgttttttagagctggggtctcactctgtcaccgaggcagcagtgcagtggctcaggtgatcctcttgtctcagcctcttaagttgggactacaggtgtacaccaccatgccaggctaattttctcatattttgtagagatgggatttcaccatgttgcccaggctgatcttgaactcctggcctcaagtgatcctaccgcCTTGGCTTCCTAAGATGCTAGGATGGCAAGGGttagccgctgtgcctggcctgctaaTTGGCTctatccagaaaaaaaacaaacctctcaTATGTTTATGACAGGAGGTGATTTTGCAACTTGGACAGATACGCCCACTGGAAGTTAAGCTTCCTCCTCTCGCAGAAACTAGAAGATAGGGgtacatttcaaagagatgacACCCCAGCCCATGAGAAAGACATGTCTAGCTCTTAAAGCTGACAAGAGTCTTATTTATTATAGCTTCCGAAAAGACTTACACACATTCCAAAGACACAGAACTTACAATGACATGCTTTGCAAAGTAGGTGCTCTAAGacaagggaggggagagaaatcTATTTTCAACAGAGAGAATTAAggctcttttttctattttttgagacagagtcttgttctatctcccaggatggagtgcggtggtgtgagaacaactcactgcagcctcaaactcctgggcttaagtgatcctcccacctcagcctccacagtagctgggaccacaggcatataccaccatggccagctcattttcttatatttataaaatataagatgGTGACTCACtctattacctaggctggtcttgaactcctgggctcaagtgatcctcttgccttggcctcccaaagcactggggtaaTGGATGTGTGCCGCTGTCACacctctgatttttaaattttaactttgcCCCAACAGAGATTTTTGTATTTGGAGTATCATCTGTATGCACAGTGAAGAAGGAACCACAGAGAGCAAGAGTGGAGGAAAGAAGGTCGCTTGGGAAGCATTTGCTGCCACTCAGGCCAGGGATGCCAGGGTGAGAACGCAGAGCTGGACACGTCTGTAAGAGTTGAAGGTGCTCCCCTGGAGGCTTTTGGAAGTCTTGGCCATGAAACAAAGCCAGGGGGTCAAGGCTCCCAGATTTTGGCCTCAGCCACTCTGCAGGGTGACACGTGTTGGGAAAGAATGGCTTAGAGAAAATCAGGAGTTCTCCTTTGGGCACACAAGCGTTAATTTCCTATTGAGACGCCAAGTCCACAGGTCAAGTTGGTAGTTGGGTATATGAGTCAGGAGCTCAAGGTCAGGTAACAAAGGCTTTTCTGGTTGCATTTGGGGTCTGGGGGACTTTGACTAAAGTGTGAGACACTAGAGAGTAGGAATGGTCCAGGACAGAAGGGAAGACTGAGGACACaggagagaggaagggcaggAGCAGGAAGGGGGTGGCAGTGGCAGGGCACAGGCCAGGGGGAGGGTGGGCTTTTCTTGGGAGCAGCCAAGTGGCCGGTGGCGGGCAAGGGtcccaggcagggctgggcatACCTAGTGGTGGTGGCACGAGGCTCTGTGCTTTCACAGGGAGGGCTTTGCTGCAGGATACCAGGAGGGTGTGTGTAGAGGACCCAGCGGGGTAGGTCCAGCCTCAGCAGGTCTCCCCAGCAGTCTCCCCTCACCCACcaggcccaggctggaaagcttCTTGGCTCTGGGTCTGACAAGCCCCCAGAAACCCCAGCTTCAGACTCCCCTTGCTGGACCCTGTCCTGGCTCCTCAGACCTCTGGGGCCAGACTCTGGGCCAGCCACTGCCCAACGCCACACTGTCAAGGCACCATGGGTGCTGGTGCTGCCCAGCCTTGGGTCCTTCGCCCTCATGAGTGGCAGTGTGACATCACCGAGGCATTTTGTGTTGACTACTGCATCGTCTCACAAAGTGGCCCCTGCCTGAGACAGTGAAGCTAATCTGGGAAGCATGTCAGCTCCCGCATCTGAGTCACTGTGCTGTCAaggctcagcctcctcagcctctcctTGGCTGGATATGCCAGAGATGGAGCTGACCTCCCCGAGTCTAAAAGGAAGACAACTGTCACCCTGACACCATGCATGGCCTCCTGGCACAAGGCCCCACGGGCTGATGAGAAGCCTTTGCTGGTGTGTCAGCGAGCACATTGGATGGGGCATTGGGATCTGGCGGGACAGGTCGGTGGGTGCAGGGCTGCAAAAGAAGTGCCTTATGCCTGCATTTGCTGAGTTAGAAAATTGTATTGGTCTCTTTATTGGTCTAGCAAGGGATGGGGACTTGGGATGGTGAGGTCCAGGCCCACGTGGGAGAGGGGTGTGCGCAGGTTAGCAGGTCAGCAGaggagcagggcagggctgggggctgcagGAGCGATTCTCCCAGGGCCGAGAGAGCCAGCaagggccattgcactccaacaggGCACAGTGTGGCCAGGCCAGGTGGAGCAGCCCCTCCTCAGTGCCGGGTCATCTGTGAGAGGGACATGGAGAGGGCCGTGATCTCCAGGCCCTGGTCCCCAACAGCCTGGTCTCCCCAAGAgcccccttccctctctcaccTTGGCTGGGCTTGGGGGGTATCTGGCTTTCAAGGATTCATCATTCATCAGAGACCTCACCAGGCAAGAGCGGCGGTGAGAGAAGGTCTCAAAGCTCTTCTTGCCATGGTAGGACCCCATGCCACTGTTCCCTGCAGAGGAGAAGTCGGCTCAGGGCTCAGCATCCTGCCCCTAGGACATCCCAGGCCTCCCTCTCCACCCTGTCAGTTGCATTCCAGAACCATAGGGACAGGGAGGCAGAGCCCATCACCTGTCCTTCCCTCAAGTGCTGTGGCCCTCAGCACCCAGCCCCAGATTGTGCTCCTTTTCTGGGTGTCCTCAGGATGGCCAATGTCTAGGGTGTCCCCAGGTCATCCATGCTGGGGACAACAGTGGGAGTGCCCATCACAGgtctaatcccagctctgccactaaatGGCTGTGTGACCTCTGGCCTGGGTCACCTTTCTCAGGCCTCCATGGAACAGGCCGGGTGCACTAGGTGACCTCTAGGGCCAGGCTGCTCCAGCCCCTCCTGAATTTCCTGGGTGAATGTGCCCAGCACTGGGAGCCccagaaggaggcagggaggcagcaaGCTCAGCCCCAGACTCACCCACGCCCCCAAAGGGCAGAGAGTGCAAGGTGATGTGGACGATGACATCGTTGGCCGTCACCCCACCACTGGATGTCTCTGCAATCATCTTCTTAATCACCTGCACCAGGACCCAGTCAATGACCTCAGTCTCCTGCCCACAGGActccccaggcccctgccccaccctgcctgggCACAGCCTGAAGCCACAAGGAGAGGAGCTGGTGGAGGCAGAGccccagcctctgtctcctgctctCCCTGCAGATTGCATGGCAGAGTGACGGCAGCCGCCCCCATATCTGTGTGCAGGGCCCTGGACAAAGATTGCTCGGTCAATGCCCTCAGGTGATGCTGCTGTCCTGATCTTAGAGACAAGGCAAAAGAAGCTCAGAAAGATCCAGTGactcactcaaggtcacacatACAGAGAACTGTGAAGCTGCAGTGTGAACCCAGGTCTGTGGGCCCCAGGACCCTGGGGGAGGGCACCCCCAGCCCACTGCACACCTTGTCGTTGCTGGAGAACACGTAGAGGGCCAGGGGCTTCTCGTGCTGGTTGATGAACTGGATGGCATCCTCTAGGCTGCGCATGCACACAATGGGCATCACAGGCCCGAAGATCTCCTCTTGCATCACTGGGGACTGGGGGTCCACGTCCGTGAGGATGGTGGGCGCTGAGGCAGGAAACCAGCCAGAGTCAGATGGCGTGGAGACCCCCACGTGACCAGCAAGTTCAAGCACCTAGATCCCTGCTCCAACCCTTTTGTAGGCGAAGCTGCCCAGGCTTGGAAAAGGGCAGGGACCAGGCCCAGAGAGCTCTTCTCCTAGCTCCCACCTGCCATCTGGGCAGACCACTGGGGACAACTATAAGTTAACCTGCATAGAGGAACCTGAGATCTCCCTCCAGGAGCAGACACTACACCCACCACCACCCGATGCCCTGCCAGAATTCTCCTGTCTGCTTGACAAACTGGGGGCCAAGTGGGTCCATCTGGTGACCCACAGCCTGGGCATTGGGGGCCCCTCATGGCTTGACACACCTGGGGCTCCTATGGCCTCTGCTGtccctgctcctgctgctgcagaGGGTTGAGGAGATGAGGCCCTCTCTCTGGGCtttgctgggagaggggatgctgaggCTGGGGTAGGGCTGTGCTCAGCTTCTGCCTGCTGGAGTCTACCCCGGGCCCCCTGGTGAAAGCAATTTATCCCCATCCCAGAGTCATGTCTGCTTATCAAGTATCTGTGCCCACTTGCTGTGAACTTGCTGGGGACCCCAGCGGCCTGGACAGGTGGGCTGTGCTCTCAGGGATCACGCACCTATGTAGCGGGAGGCCGCATCCCCGGTGCCCCCGTAAGCTACCTTCTGGCCCTCAATCAGGCCCATCACCCTCTGGAAGTGCCGGGCACTAATGATTCTTCCATAATCCCGGGATTTCTTGGCATCTTCCCCATAGAACTCCTGCGGAGAAGGGAGGGGGACTTCAGATAAGGACACAGACCCTCATCATGGCCAAAGGCTGCACAGATAAATGCCAGCAGTGACTGTCTTCACGTGGTGGGATTCTGGGTggagcttttttcttcttctttatgcTTTTTAATCATTTCCAAATTATCTGTAGTGAGTGTGCAagaccttttcatttttcttagagagagggtcttgctctgttgcctgggctgaagtgcagtggtgcaatcacagctcactacagcttcaaactcctgggctcaagccatcctccggcctcacctcagccttcagagaagctgggacaacaggcgtgcaccaccatgccaccatgcttagctaattttaaaacattttttgtaaagatgggatcttgctaatgttacccaggctggtctcaaactcctggcctcaaaagatcctccagccttcgcctcccaaaatgctgggattacaggtgtgaaccaccgtgcctagctTGCATTATGTTtacattagaagaaaataaatccagTGTTTATAAGTCCCTGGAAGTCGGCTAAGGGGCCATGCCCACCTTGTGCCTTACAGCCTCTCATCCCCCGCCCCCGCCAAAGGGCCAACACTCACTTTCAGTGACTTCTTGAGCTTCTCCACTATTTGGTTCTGGATCGAGGGGTCACAGAGGATGTAGTCGGGGGCCACACAGGTCTGGCCGCTGTTCATGTATTTCCCCCAGGCGATGCGTCTGTGAAAATCCCAAACTGGACTAAATCCAAGAGGTACTGGGGCTTCCCCAAGAGCTGCATCTCGTTTTGCAGACCCTTCAGCTCTCTGGTCAGCAGAAGCCATTGGCTGTGACCTTGCCACCAGTGAGTCCTCCCAAGCGGTCTGCTCAGTTCTAGACACTGGACCGAGAAGACCCAGTGCCCCGATCATGTTCACTGGGGACTGGCAGGGAATTTCTAGAAGACATCTGTTGGGGTCAGCCTCTGTGCTCCCTGATCATGCTGTTGCCCTGCACAGCCAGGTGTCACTGCCACTCGGGCCCCCTACATCTCTTGGGGCCACACAGGTGGAATATGGAGGTGGTCACAGTCCTGGCTAGGCTTGGCAGGTGCAGATACCGGTTCTGCCCCAGACCCTGAGTGGTGGTGGCCCTTCTCCCCTCTGGTCCTGCTCTTCAGAACTCAGACTGCCCTGCCCCAGCAGAGGGCTGGACCCAGTAGAGTTCCTTGTGTTCTGCATGTCCCACAATTGCTtttcctgcagcctctgcttGGAGCAATTCCTCAGTGATGCTCACTCAGTGAGCAGAGCTCAGCCTAGACCTCTCCCCCTCCAGGAAGCTTTCTGGGACTCCCCACTCCTCTTTTGTCCCGTGGTCCTCACCCCTACCCCCATGTAAGTTTCTGCAAGGACCAGACCACAGCTCTGTGAAGCAGAGGGTGTCTGCGCTACTCAGAGCAGACCCACAGCAAGAGGTGCAGTCATGCGTGCTGGAAGGCAGAGTAAGGACCACTGCAGCCAGCAGGCCCATGCCTCTCACCGGCAAGCCACATCCAGGTCGCAGTTCTTGTCCACGTAGCAGGGACTCTTCCCTCCCAGCTCCAGTGTGACAGGGGTCAGGTGCTTGGCAGCAGCCGTCATGACAATCTTCCCCACCCCTGTGCTGCCTGTGTACAGGATGTGGTCGAACCTCTCCTTGAGCAGCTCCGTGGTCTCAGGGACACCCCCGTTGATTACTGGGTACAGTTCCTTCCATGCCAGGAAAGAGGGGAGGCTCAGCAAAGACCAAGCCCCTCCTCACTCTTGAAGTGTGGGTGGGCAGTGGCCGAGACCAGCAGCCCACCCCAGGGGGAAGGGGCAGCAACTGGCAGTAGACCCCCTTCCCTGACCCAGGGGCTCTGTTTGCCCCAATGAGAGAGGGCAGCTGCTAAGGCCCATCCTCAGCCCTACCAGTAGCTTGGCTCCTCACCATAAGAATTCTCCATTTCTCACCCCCCAAAGACCTGGCCTCAGCAGTTAGAGGCTGTGGAGTTATGAGGCCCTGGAGAGCACCTCACCTTGTCCAGGTATTGGGGGATGATGGTAGCCAGCAGGCTCGCCATGTTCTCACTCAGCTCCGAGGGCTTGAGGACCACTGCATTCCCTGCAGAGCATACGGAGCGAGGCCTGTGCCCAGGGTTCCCCACCCAGAGGCTCCGCCCTCCCAAGGATCACTCCTGAAGCCTCCCATCCACTAGGGAGAGTAGATGGAAGAGTTGCTGGCACCCACATACGCCACAGGGCACACCAGGAGCACTCACGGGCACATGACACAGGGAC
Encoded here:
- the ALDH3A1 gene encoding aldehyde dehydrogenase, dimeric NADP-preferring, with the translated sequence MSQISETVRRARAAFNSGRTRPLQFRIQQLEALRRMIQEREQELAGALAADLHKSEWTAYYEEVVYVLEEIEYMIQKLPEWASDEPVEKTPQTQQDELYIHSEPLGVVLVIGTWNYPFNLTIQPMVGAIAAGNAVVLKPSELSENMASLLATIIPQYLDKELYPVINGGVPETTELLKERFDHILYTGSTGVGKIVMTAAAKHLTPVTLELGGKSPCYVDKNCDLDVACRRIAWGKYMNSGQTCVAPDYILCDPSIQNQIVEKLKKSLKEFYGEDAKKSRDYGRIISARHFQRVMGLIEGQKVAYGGTGDAASRYIAPTILTDVDPQSPVMQEEIFGPVMPIVCMRSLEDAIQFINQHEKPLALYVFSSNDKVIKKMIAETSSGGVTANDVIVHITLHSLPFGGVGNSGMGSYHGKKSFETFSHRRSCLVRSLMNDESLKARYPPSPAKMTRH